A stretch of Vulpes lagopus strain Blue_001 chromosome 20, ASM1834538v1, whole genome shotgun sequence DNA encodes these proteins:
- the B3GALT5 gene encoding beta-1,3-galactosyltransferase 5, protein MGILSSDVLTTRMAYLKMRFMYISLVVLGALCLYFSMYGLIPFKGQPFVFKKERGSFLQLPDINCRQDPPFLVLLVTSSHEQVFVRTVIRNTWGKERNVLGRPIKTFFLLGATASKDLSKVVAQESQRHRDIIQKDFVDAYFNLTLKTMMGIEWIHRFCPQATFVMKTDSDMFVNVYYLTELLLKKNRTTRFFTGFLKLNEFPIRDKANKWFVSKYEYPWDKYPPFCSGTGYVFSSDVASQVYDVSDSVPFIKLEDVFVGLCLAKLKIRLEELHSEQTFFPNGLPFSTCRFKKIVACHFVKPRNMLSYWQALENSPGEECPAV, encoded by the exons atgggcattttatcatctGACGTCCTCACAacaagg ATGGCTTACCTGAAGATGCGGTTCATGTACATCTCGCTGGTGGTCCTGGGAGCCCTCTGTTTGTATTTTAGCATGTACGGTCTGATTCCCTTTAAAGGCCAGCCATttgttttcaagaaagaaagaggcagctTCCTCCAGCTTCCAGATATCAACTGCAGGCAGGATCCCCCCTTCCTTGTCCTGCTGGTGACCTCATCCCACGAACAGGTGTTTGTTCGCACGGTCATCCGCAACAcatggggaaaagaaaggaacGTGCTTGGGAGGCCAATCAAAACCTTCTTCCTTCTGGGAGCCACAGCCAGTAAGGACCTGTCCAAAGTGGTGGCGCAGGAAAGCCAGCGGCATCGCGACATCATCCAGAAGGACTTTGTGGACGCTTACTTCAACCTGACCCTGAAGACCATGATGGGCATAGAGTGGATCCACCGCTTCTGTCCTCAGGCGACGTTTGTGATGAAAACGGACTCGGACATGTTTGTCAACGTCTACTACCTGACCGAGCTGCTTCTCAAGAAGAACAGAACCACTCGGTTTTTCACCGGCTTCTTAAAACTGAACGAGTTTCCCATTAGGGACAAGGCCAACAAGTGGTTTGTCAGTAAATACGAATACCCATGGGATAAGTACCCGCCCTTTTGCTCGGGCACCGGCTACGTGTTCTCCAGTGACGTTGCGAGTCAGGTGTACGACGTCTCCGACAGCGTCCCCTTCATCAAGCTCGAAGACGTCTTTGTGGGACTCTGCCTGGCCAAGCTGAAAATCAGGCTGGAGGAACTTCACTCCGAGCAGACCTTTTTCCCAAACGGGTTACCCTTTTCCACGTGTCGTTTTAAGAAGATTGTGGCCTGCCATTTCGTCAAGCCTCGCAACATGCTGAGCTACTGGCAGGCTCTGGAGAATTCTCCGGGAGAGGAGTGTCCAGCTGTCTGA